The Chloroflexota bacterium genome window below encodes:
- a CDS encoding glycosyltransferase: protein MTKNQTLHIAVVLPCYNEAITIQQVIADFRAQLPDAEIHVFDNNSSDDSAKLAAEAGAIVHSVRKQGKGYVIQKAFEIVVVDALVMADGDGTYFAEDVHKLLEPVLSGNVDMVVGDRLPTASDENMRWHRHLGNRLIVWSINFMFRTRYRDILSGYRVFSRRFVQNVPLLTPGFETETEMTLQALEEGMEIIEMPISYRSRPADSHSKLNAVRDGYRIMLTAAILLRDHNPLRVFGLLAFVLLLAALVLLALTLAGNLSLLIYSALLALLSASSFGLGLVLNAVNTRFRQLKQIMQRK from the coding sequence ATGACTAAAAACCAAACCCTGCATATTGCCGTTGTCCTTCCCTGCTATAACGAAGCGATTACCATTCAACAGGTCATCGCCGATTTCCGCGCCCAACTGCCCGACGCTGAAATTCATGTCTTTGACAATAATTCCAGCGATGACAGCGCAAAGCTAGCCGCCGAAGCCGGGGCGATTGTGCATTCGGTCCGTAAACAAGGCAAAGGATATGTAATCCAGAAAGCCTTTGAAATTGTTGTGGTCGACGCATTGGTAATGGCAGATGGCGATGGAACTTATTTTGCGGAAGATGTGCATAAATTGCTGGAGCCGGTCTTGAGCGGCAACGTGGATATGGTCGTCGGCGACCGCCTGCCGACGGCTTCTGATGAGAATATGCGCTGGCACCGTCATTTGGGCAACCGGCTGATTGTGTGGAGTATCAATTTTATGTTTCGGACGCGCTACCGCGATATTCTCTCCGGCTACCGCGTTTTCAGCCGTCGTTTTGTGCAAAATGTCCCCCTGTTGACGCCGGGCTTCGAGACCGAAACCGAGATGACCCTGCAAGCCCTGGAAGAGGGTATGGAAATCATCGAAATGCCGATCTCGTACCGCAGCCGCCCTGCCGATAGTCATTCCAAACTTAATGCTGTGCGCGATGGTTATCGCATTATGCTCACCGCGGCGATATTGCTGCGCGATCATAATCCACTGCGTGTCTTCGGGTTGCTTGCTTTTGTGTTATTATTGGCGGCTTTGGTGCTGCTGGCGCTGACTCTGGCGGGGAATCTATCCCTATTGATCTACAGCGCGTTGCTGGCACTCTTAAGCGCATCATCCTTTGGATTGGGACTGGTGCTGAACGCCGTCAATACGCGTTTCCGGCAGCTCAAACAAATTATGCAGAGAAAATAA
- a CDS encoding B12-binding domain-containing radical SAM protein, giving the protein MKKPIILINPNLVVQRNDPFTTGIVYMPIGLAYTAAALREAGLPVQVIDAFAEDPRQARRSEKFTLMGLTDDEVLARIPADAGLVFLFAINLTNHIASENILRAVKRERPDLPVVILENTQAVTAYALEHVRQVFFDAGADYVLTGESERAAVILARHLEAQNPPGELNQLAGLGSASFYNPPKEFIQDLDSLPFPAWDLFPIDNYWNLRFAHGPQHDNRYLPLLTSRGCPYPCRFCVVPATNGQKWRARSAVNVVDEMEHHVKMFGVSEFHIEDVDPTISDARIREMCAEILRRGLKITWKIVAGTKVETIRSEETLDLMAQAGCRYISISPETGSPRVLKLMRKPFDLDHAVRLVRRMNQVGIRSQACFVLGFPGETAEDLQMTWEMVHDLTRKGVDEIALFIITPVPGSAIFDEFRGYESLSDMNFTPTWRDDYEDLSKFRLRLYGAFLLWKLRHYPGKIIRQAWNFLRRRFETKMEMVPYRALVLKWLDRKTNP; this is encoded by the coding sequence ATGAAGAAACCGATCATCCTCATCAACCCCAACCTTGTTGTTCAGCGTAATGATCCCTTCACCACGGGGATTGTTTACATGCCCATCGGGCTGGCCTATACGGCTGCCGCGCTGCGTGAAGCCGGTCTACCTGTGCAGGTGATTGATGCTTTTGCCGAAGACCCGCGCCAGGCGCGTCGCAGCGAAAAATTCACCCTGATGGGTTTGACGGATGATGAAGTTTTGGCGCGCATCCCCGCGGATGCCGGGCTGGTCTTTCTTTTCGCCATTAACCTGACCAATCATATTGCCAGCGAAAATATTTTGCGGGCCGTCAAACGCGAACGCCCGGATTTGCCCGTCGTGATTCTGGAGAATACGCAGGCCGTTACAGCCTATGCCTTGGAGCATGTGCGACAGGTTTTCTTCGATGCCGGAGCCGATTATGTGCTCACAGGCGAGTCGGAGCGCGCGGCTGTAATTTTGGCGCGTCACCTGGAGGCGCAGAATCCACCCGGCGAACTGAATCAACTCGCGGGCCTGGGTAGCGCGTCCTTTTATAATCCCCCGAAAGAATTTATTCAGGATTTGGACTCGCTCCCTTTTCCGGCCTGGGATTTATTTCCCATCGATAATTACTGGAATTTGCGTTTCGCCCACGGGCCGCAGCATGATAATCGCTATCTGCCTCTGCTGACCTCGCGCGGCTGTCCGTATCCGTGCCGCTTTTGCGTGGTTCCGGCGACCAACGGCCAAAAATGGCGGGCGCGCTCGGCGGTCAACGTTGTGGACGAGATGGAGCATCACGTCAAGATGTTTGGTGTGAGCGAGTTTCATATTGAAGATGTTGACCCCACGATTTCGGACGCGCGTATTCGCGAGATGTGCGCCGAGATTTTGCGCCGCGGTCTGAAAATCACCTGGAAGATCGTCGCCGGGACGAAGGTCGAAACGATCCGTAGCGAAGAAACGCTTGACCTGATGGCGCAGGCAGGCTGCCGCTATATTTCGATCTCGCCGGAGACCGGCTCGCCGCGCGTGCTAAAGTTGATGCGCAAACCCTTTGATTTGGATCATGCCGTGCGCTTGGTGCGGCGCATGAATCAGGTGGGCATCCGCTCGCAGGCCTGCTTTGTGTTGGGTTTCCCCGGTGAAACCGCCGAAGATTTGCAGATGACTTGGGAGATGGTACACGACCTGACGCGCAAAGGCGTGGACGAGATCGCCCTGTTCATTATCACGCCCGTGCCGGGTTCGGCAATTTTCGATGAGTTTCGTGGTTACGAGTCGCTCTCGGATATGAATTTCACCCCCACCTGGCGCGATGATTACGAAGACTTGAGTAAATTCCGTTTGCGACTGTACGGGGCCTTCTTGTTGTGGAAACTGCGCCATTACCCCGGCAAAATCATCCGTCAGGCGTGGAATTTTCTCCGCCGCCGCTTTGAGACGAAAATGGAGATGGTGCCGTACCGCGCTCTCGTGCTAAAATGGCTTGACCGAAAGACGAATCCATGA
- a CDS encoding glycosyltransferase family 4 protein — protein sequence MTLSILFLGTQMTIGGAQRVLLTQAEWFHARGYRVTVAFFYDKDNLRAAWEAQYPFPVVDLRTREPGSARGGVAGLLRGLLNLWRLLRRERFDIIETFTPDSNLLGLPLAFFARVPVRVGSHHGLIENISPLVERLHGMMINSRMVSALVAVSTRVQQLTLAVERTRPEKVILIPNGVQIPGAETFILEKRQTLRDTLELDSTSELIITVGRQTHQKGHSILLEAIPAVLESHPRAVFALVGDGPLHPALKNQAKKIGIEKSLRFLGTRDDVYALLHAADIFVLPSLSEGLPMALLEAMGMGLPVVATALEGIASVVEDGRHGLLPAPGEVQSLASALARLLSDTALREGLAAEGRRLVLTHYTLERMCSDYEALFLRLYQDGIL from the coding sequence ATGACCTTATCGATTCTATTCTTGGGCACACAAATGACTATTGGCGGGGCGCAGCGCGTGTTGCTGACTCAGGCCGAATGGTTTCACGCGCGCGGCTATCGGGTGACGGTAGCCTTTTTTTACGATAAAGATAATTTGCGCGCTGCCTGGGAAGCCCAATATCCTTTCCCTGTGGTGGATTTACGCACCCGTGAGCCGGGCTCGGCCCGCGGCGGTGTTGCGGGTTTGTTGCGCGGACTGCTGAATCTGTGGCGTTTACTGCGCCGGGAGCGGTTCGACATCATCGAGACCTTCACCCCGGACAGCAATTTGCTCGGCTTGCCGCTGGCCTTTTTTGCACGCGTTCCGGTGCGGGTGGGATCACATCACGGATTGATTGAGAATATCTCGCCGTTGGTGGAGCGCCTGCACGGGATGATGATTAATTCCCGGATGGTATCGGCGTTGGTGGCGGTCTCGACGCGGGTGCAGCAATTGACGTTGGCGGTGGAGCGCACGCGGCCCGAAAAGGTGATTCTGATTCCCAACGGGGTGCAAATCCCTGGGGCTGAGACGTTTATCCTCGAGAAGCGGCAAACCCTTCGGGACACGCTCGAACTGGATTCAACCTCGGAATTGATCATCACTGTGGGACGGCAGACCCACCAAAAAGGGCATTCGATTCTCCTGGAGGCTATTCCCGCGGTGCTGGAATCGCATCCTCGGGCGGTATTTGCTCTGGTTGGCGATGGACCTCTCCATCCAGCTTTAAAAAATCAGGCCAAAAAAATTGGTATCGAAAAATCGCTGCGCTTTTTAGGCACGCGTGATGATGTTTACGCCCTGTTGCACGCTGCGGATATTTTCGTGCTGCCCTCGCTCTCTGAAGGCTTGCCAATGGCGTTGCTGGAAGCGATGGGCATGGGGCTTCCGGTGGTGGCTACTGCGTTAGAGGGAATTGCCAGCGTGGTCGAAGATGGGCGGCATGGGTTGTTGCCTGCGCCGGGTGAGGTACAATCGCTGGCGTCTGCATTGGCGAGATTGCTGAGTGATACCGCGCTGCGAGAGGGGCTGGCTGCAGAGGGTCGCCGCCTGGTGCTGACACACTACACCCTGGAGCGGATGTGTTCGGATTATGAAGCATTATTTTTGCGATTGTATCAAGATGGCATACTCTAA
- a CDS encoding glycosyltransferase family 2 protein gives MPKVSVIIPTYNRADYIVEAIESVQAQTFRDVEIIIVDDGSTDGTQAVLQPWIDAGQIRYSRQENRGVSAARNRAIALAQGAYLAFLDSDDLFAPDKLEKQAALLDADSEIGLVHGSFRRVDMDDNLLAERDTSNFSGNVYPEMLLDWSVLIPPSCVMLRAAALIETGGFDQAMRWGEDIDLWRRVARHYHFAAIPEILTTMRVHTENTSVAKADLRAIADFERYLQKALDDDLVLSPKFRRRAWAKLYSNAGHNILAAGQLEQMSAVRAYSLKAIRQNPAQWSAYLGWLASWIGPQMRQKLLVLWRKLR, from the coding sequence ATGCCCAAAGTTAGCGTCATTATCCCCACCTATAACCGCGCCGACTATATTGTCGAAGCCATCGAGAGTGTGCAAGCGCAGACGTTTCGCGATGTTGAGATTATCATTGTCGATGACGGCTCGACCGATGGCACACAGGCTGTACTTCAACCGTGGATCGACGCGGGCCAAATTCGCTATTCTCGTCAGGAGAATCGCGGGGTTTCAGCGGCGCGCAACCGGGCAATTGCGCTGGCGCAGGGGGCGTATCTCGCTTTCCTCGATTCCGATGACTTGTTTGCCCCCGATAAACTCGAGAAACAGGCCGCCCTCCTCGATGCAGATTCTGAAATTGGGCTGGTGCATGGCAGTTTTCGCCGCGTGGACATGGACGATAATTTGCTGGCCGAGCGAGATACATCAAATTTTTCTGGAAATGTCTACCCAGAGATGCTGCTCGATTGGTCGGTGCTGATTCCGCCCTCGTGCGTGATGCTGCGCGCTGCCGCACTGATCGAAACCGGCGGCTTTGACCAAGCCATGCGCTGGGGAGAAGATATTGACCTGTGGCGGCGCGTGGCGCGGCACTATCACTTCGCCGCTATCCCCGAGATTCTAACTACGATGCGCGTCCACACCGAAAATACTTCAGTTGCAAAAGCCGATTTGCGCGCCATTGCCGATTTTGAGCGTTATTTGCAAAAAGCGCTTGATGATGATCTGGTGCTCTCGCCCAAATTTCGCCGTCGGGCATGGGCAAAATTGTACAGCAACGCCGGACACAATATTCTTGCCGCGGGGCAGCTTGAGCAAATGTCCGCCGTTCGTGCGTATAGCCTAAAAGCCATTCGCCAAAATCCTGCCCAATGGAGCGCCTACCTCGGCTGGTTGGCTTCGTGGATTGGGCCGCAGATGCGTCAAAAGCTGCTCGTTCTCTGGCGCAAGCTCCGTTAA
- a CDS encoding acylneuraminate cytidylyltransferase family protein gives MNILGIIPARGGSKAIPHKNITPLAGKPLLAYTCEAALSSQRLSRVILNTDNPEIAEVGRACGIDVPFMRPAYLAADDTPMLPVLQHTLDWMAAEQDFPVDVLVLLQPTSPLRSAEHIDAAVELLLTKGADTVVSVVAVPHHFNPVSVMQLDDEGCLQPFLPGEMILRRQDKPRVYARNGPAVLVIRRATLEQDHLYGAKTLPYEMDPTSSIDIDSPEDLDLAEFWLARQKNSL, from the coding sequence GTGAATATTCTCGGCATCATCCCCGCTCGCGGCGGCTCGAAAGCCATCCCGCACAAAAATATCACCCCCCTGGCGGGCAAGCCCCTGCTGGCCTACACCTGCGAAGCCGCGTTGAGCAGTCAGCGGTTGTCTCGCGTGATTCTCAATACCGATAATCCCGAAATAGCTGAAGTTGGCCGCGCCTGTGGTATCGATGTGCCGTTCATGCGCCCCGCTTATCTCGCCGCCGACGATACCCCCATGCTGCCCGTTTTACAGCACACGCTGGATTGGATGGCTGCCGAGCAAGATTTTCCTGTGGATGTGCTGGTGCTGCTCCAACCGACATCACCCCTGCGTAGCGCGGAGCACATTGACGCGGCGGTGGAGTTGCTCCTAACAAAAGGGGCAGATACTGTCGTCTCGGTTGTGGCTGTCCCCCATCACTTCAACCCCGTCTCGGTGATGCAACTCGACGATGAAGGTTGTTTGCAACCCTTCTTACCCGGTGAAATGATCCTTCGGCGGCAAGATAAACCGCGCGTTTACGCCCGCAACGGGCCAGCCGTGCTCGTTATTCGCCGCGCCACCCTCGAGCAGGACCACCTCTACGGGGCAAAAACCCTGCCCTATGAGATGGATCCAACTTCCTCGATAGATATTGATTCGCCTGAAGATTTGGACTTGGCCGAATTTTGGTTGGCGCGCCAGAAAAATTCCCTATGA
- the neuC gene encoding UDP-N-acetylglucosamine 2-epimerase (hydrolyzing), whose amino-acid sequence MKPMRKICIVVGSRANYSSIKSVMRAVQQHPALNLQTIAGASALLDRFGAVVDTVIADGFEIDARVHMIIEGENPTTMAKSTGLGLLELPGVIEQLNPDVVVTVGDRFETMATAIAAAYMNIPLAHTMGGEVSGTIDENIRHAITKLSHIHFPASQDAATRILRMGEDPTTVHVTGCPRIDLVAEIASENHRLPEKAWLEYEGVGGQISLDEPFLLVSQHPVTTEYGDGERQITETLMALQELKMPTIMLWPNVDAGSDDIARGMRKFREHYNHDYIRFYKNFSVDTYVRLMKNCACKIGNSSAAIREGAFLGVPAVNVGTRQIGRERGKNVIDVAYDRAQIVAAIQQQVEHGHYPSEPIYGDGRAGERIADILATAEFNINKRMTY is encoded by the coding sequence ATGAAACCTATGAGAAAAATATGTATCGTTGTCGGTTCACGAGCCAATTACAGTAGCATCAAAAGTGTGATGCGCGCCGTGCAGCAGCATCCCGCTTTAAATTTACAGACTATTGCCGGAGCCTCAGCGCTGCTCGACCGCTTCGGCGCGGTGGTAGATACTGTAATCGCCGACGGCTTCGAGATTGACGCTCGCGTCCACATGATTATTGAGGGCGAAAATCCCACCACGATGGCAAAATCCACCGGCCTGGGGCTGCTGGAACTGCCCGGCGTGATCGAACAACTCAACCCAGATGTCGTCGTTACCGTGGGCGATCGCTTCGAGACCATGGCAACGGCTATCGCCGCGGCCTATATGAACATCCCCCTGGCGCACACCATGGGTGGCGAAGTTTCTGGCACCATCGATGAGAATATCCGCCACGCCATCACCAAGCTCTCGCATATTCACTTCCCCGCCAGCCAGGATGCCGCCACGCGCATTCTCCGCATGGGTGAAGACCCGACCACTGTGCATGTCACCGGCTGTCCGCGCATTGACTTGGTGGCTGAAATTGCATCCGAGAATCATCGCTTGCCTGAAAAAGCCTGGCTGGAATATGAAGGTGTGGGTGGGCAGATTAGTCTGGATGAACCCTTTTTGCTCGTCTCGCAGCACCCCGTCACCACCGAATATGGCGATGGGGAGCGTCAGATTACCGAAACCCTGATGGCATTGCAGGAACTTAAAATGCCCACCATCATGCTCTGGCCCAATGTGGATGCCGGTTCCGATGATATTGCCCGTGGTATGCGTAAATTCCGTGAACACTATAATCACGACTACATCCGTTTTTACAAAAATTTCTCCGTAGATACTTATGTGCGATTGATGAAAAACTGCGCCTGCAAAATTGGCAATTCTAGCGCTGCCATCCGCGAGGGCGCGTTTCTCGGCGTTCCCGCTGTCAACGTGGGCACGCGTCAGATTGGCCGCGAACGCGGTAAGAACGTCATCGATGTGGCTTACGACCGCGCCCAAATCGTGGCCGCCATTCAACAGCAGGTGGAGCATGGTCATTACCCCTCCGAACCCATCTATGGCGACGGCCGCGCCGGTGAACGCATCGCCGATATTTTGGCGACGGCGGAGTTCAATATTAACAAACGCATGACGTATTAG
- a CDS encoding N-acetylneuraminate synthase, which yields MRNLNKVFIIAEIGSVHDGSFGNATKLIEAAAACGVDAVKFQTHIPEAETLPDAPMPPYFKGEPRFEYFRRTGFTLEQWKQLKQHCDEHGVTFLSSPFSEEAVDLLEEVGMTQYKIPSGEVTNLPMLEKIARLGKPAILSSGMSSWDEIDRAVAVIQMHNAPLMVMQCTSAYPTPYERVGLNVMQAMAARYNVPVGLSDHTLTNYAVFAAVTLGAVVIEKHFTFSRLMYGSDARHSLEPAEMMDLVQGVRAIERMLAADVEKRTEPYQDMKNIFEKSLVAAMDIPAGTILTRELVGIKKPGTGISAARLDEFIGRKVTRDIAVGALLAEEDFR from the coding sequence ATGAGAAACTTAAATAAAGTCTTCATCATCGCCGAAATTGGCTCCGTACACGATGGCAGCTTTGGTAATGCCACCAAGTTGATCGAAGCCGCCGCCGCTTGTGGTGTGGATGCGGTTAAATTCCAGACGCATATCCCCGAGGCCGAGACTCTGCCCGATGCGCCCATGCCGCCCTACTTCAAAGGTGAGCCGCGTTTTGAGTATTTTCGGCGCACGGGTTTCACCCTCGAACAATGGAAACAACTCAAGCAGCACTGCGACGAGCATGGTGTCACTTTTTTGTCGTCGCCCTTCTCGGAAGAAGCGGTGGATTTGCTCGAAGAAGTTGGCATGACGCAGTACAAAATCCCCTCGGGGGAAGTTACCAACCTCCCCATGCTGGAAAAGATTGCCCGCCTCGGGAAGCCGGCCATCCTCTCTTCGGGTATGTCCTCCTGGGATGAGATTGACCGCGCCGTGGCCGTCATCCAAATGCACAACGCCCCCCTGATGGTGATGCAATGCACCAGTGCTTATCCCACGCCCTATGAGCGGGTTGGCCTGAACGTGATGCAGGCGATGGCGGCGCGTTACAACGTTCCCGTTGGCCTGTCGGATCACACCCTGACCAATTACGCTGTCTTTGCTGCCGTTACGCTGGGCGCGGTCGTAATCGAGAAGCATTTTACTTTCAGCCGTCTGATGTATGGCAGCGATGCGCGCCATTCGCTCGAACCCGCTGAAATGATGGATTTGGTGCAAGGTGTGCGCGCCATTGAACGCATGTTAGCTGCGGATGTAGAGAAACGGACGGAGCCGTACCAGGACATGAAGAACATCTTCGAAAAAAGCCTGGTCGCGGCGATGGACATCCCCGCCGGAACGATTCTGACCCGTGAGCTGGTCGGCATCAAAAAGCCGGGTACTGGCATCTCCGCGGCGCGCCTGGATGAGTTCATTGGGCGTAAGGTTACGCGTGATATAGCAGTCGGCGCTTTGCTGGCTGAAGAAGATTTCAGATAA
- a CDS encoding ABC transporter ATP-binding protein: MSKLAIHIENISKVYRIDATTGGAVSRTLQDDLVNLARKPLRRGAASTRKQEIWALKDVSFDIAEGEVIGLIGRNGAGKSTLLKVLSRITEPSAGYIDLYGRVGALLEVGTGFHTELTGRENIYLSGAILGMRKSEIDRKFDQIVEFSGVEAYIDTPVKRYSSGMGVRLAFAVAAHLDPEILLVDEVLAVGDAAFQKKSLGKMSEVAESGRTVVFVSHNMGAIKNLCTRAVLLEGGQAVADGDVDSVVQQYLINASEKGEWHTSIAERSDRKGNGAIRFTGFELRSPQGDRVDAAVSGEPVDFVLHYKRSEAEIQNITILLWLRDAFTKGMLRLGTDLTAQDFSVLPEKGELICHVPRFPLRAGRYYLDFGADIGTVKADRLIRAVTLDVIDGDYYGSGKIPTHPNDGDVLCEHSWNLGANG; the protein is encoded by the coding sequence ATGAGTAAACTGGCGATTCATATTGAAAATATCAGCAAGGTCTATCGTATTGACGCTACCACCGGCGGAGCGGTTTCGCGCACATTGCAAGATGATCTGGTCAATTTAGCGCGCAAACCCTTACGGCGCGGCGCAGCTTCCACCCGGAAGCAGGAAATTTGGGCGTTGAAGGATGTCTCTTTTGATATTGCTGAAGGCGAAGTCATTGGTCTGATTGGGCGTAATGGTGCCGGGAAAAGCACGCTTTTAAAAGTGCTCTCACGCATCACAGAACCCTCCGCGGGGTATATTGATCTCTACGGGCGCGTGGGTGCCCTGCTCGAGGTCGGTACCGGTTTCCATACCGAACTCACCGGGCGTGAAAATATTTATCTCAGCGGTGCCATCTTGGGAATGCGTAAATCCGAAATCGACCGCAAATTCGACCAAATTGTGGAATTCTCCGGCGTGGAAGCCTATATTGACACACCGGTCAAGCGATATTCCAGTGGGATGGGGGTACGTCTGGCCTTTGCGGTTGCCGCGCACCTGGACCCTGAGATTTTGCTGGTGGATGAAGTTTTGGCCGTGGGCGATGCTGCTTTCCAGAAGAAATCGTTGGGAAAAATGTCCGAAGTCGCCGAGAGTGGTCGCACGGTGGTTTTTGTGAGTCATAATATGGGCGCGATTAAGAATTTGTGTACCCGCGCTGTATTGCTGGAAGGTGGGCAAGCCGTCGCCGATGGAGATGTAGACAGCGTGGTGCAGCAATATTTAATAAACGCCAGCGAAAAAGGGGAGTGGCACACGAGCATTGCCGAACGCTCCGACCGCAAGGGGAATGGAGCGATCCGTTTCACCGGGTTTGAGTTGCGATCTCCCCAGGGCGACCGGGTAGATGCAGCGGTCTCCGGTGAGCCAGTGGATTTTGTGTTGCACTACAAACGCTCGGAAGCAGAAATTCAGAATATCACGATTTTGCTCTGGCTTCGCGATGCCTTTACAAAAGGTATGTTGCGTTTGGGCACGGATCTCACAGCGCAGGATTTTTCTGTGCTCCCGGAGAAAGGTGAATTAATTTGCCATGTGCCGCGTTTCCCTTTGCGGGCCGGGCGCTATTATCTCGATTTCGGGGCCGATATTGGTACCGTCAAGGCCGATCGCCTAATTCGCGCCGTGACGTTGGACGTGATTGATGGCGATTATTATGGCAGCGGCAAAATTCCCACACACCCTAATGATGGTGATGTGCTGTGCGAGCACAGCTGGAATTTAGGGGCCAACGGATAG
- a CDS encoding ABC transporter permease, whose protein sequence is MTQKLASGIHIRIQRTKGWAGLRLRELWAYRDLFWILAWRDVKLRYKQTALGVTWVILQPILTSGIFAVIFGVLAKLPSDDSPYLLFAFAGTLPWTLFAQSLQRAGSSLVSGRELISKVYFPRLVLPIASSFSVLVDFFVGLVTLGGLLLIYQTPFTWNLLALPGLVLVNLLISVGVSFWISAFSVHYRDFIYALPFLVQAWMYASPVAYSSSIVPEQWEALYALNPMVGVIEGFRWALLGQGEFSWLSFAVSLSVSILIFISGAMVFRRIERGFADVI, encoded by the coding sequence ATGACACAAAAACTAGCCAGTGGTATCCACATTCGTATCCAACGCACGAAAGGGTGGGCTGGGTTACGCTTGCGCGAGTTGTGGGCGTACCGCGATTTATTTTGGATATTAGCCTGGCGCGATGTGAAACTGCGCTACAAACAAACCGCGCTGGGTGTAACCTGGGTGATTTTGCAGCCCATTCTAACATCGGGTATTTTCGCAGTGATCTTTGGCGTTTTGGCAAAACTGCCCTCGGATGATTCGCCCTATCTGCTATTTGCCTTCGCGGGAACATTGCCCTGGACATTGTTTGCACAGTCGTTGCAACGCGCTGGGAGCAGTCTTGTCAGCGGGCGCGAGTTGATTTCGAAAGTTTATTTTCCGCGTCTGGTGCTGCCGATTGCGAGTTCCTTCTCGGTGCTGGTCGATTTTTTTGTGGGCTTGGTGACTCTGGGGGGATTATTATTGATCTATCAGACGCCGTTCACATGGAATTTATTGGCCTTACCCGGTTTGGTATTGGTGAATTTGCTAATTTCGGTCGGGGTCAGTTTCTGGATTTCGGCGTTTAGTGTGCACTACCGCGATTTTATCTACGCGCTGCCATTTTTAGTGCAGGCCTGGATGTATGCCTCTCCGGTGGCCTATTCCAGCAGCATCGTTCCAGAACAGTGGGAGGCGCTCTACGCCCTCAACCCGATGGTGGGCGTGATCGAAGGTTTTCGTTGGGCGTTGCTGGGGCAGGGTGAGTTTTCCTGGCTGTCGTTCGCTGTTTCGCTGTCGGTGAGTATTCTGATTTTTATCTCTGGCGCGATGGTATTTCGCCGCATTGAGCGCGGTTTTGCGGATGTGATCTGA